TGTGGGGTCCGTGGATGACGGGAGCGCTGCGCCTGGAGGGCATTACCGGCGATGGGGCAAGCGGTTCGGTGGGGCGGATTACTCGCCTTGAGGATCTGCCTTCGGATGCGGTGCTTACGGGACTGATTCGTGAGGCGATCAAGTCGCTTGAAGAGGGGAAGGCTTCTCCGAAGGCGGAGAAGAGGGTGCCGCGGAAGGCGGCGAAGGCGGAGCTCATGGTTCCCGAGGACTTTGCGAGCGCGCTGGCGAAGACCGGAGGGGCGACGGAGAACTTCTCGGGCATGGCGCAGAGCTGCCGGAAGGAGTACCTGGAGTGGATCACCGAGGCTAAGCGGGCGGAGACGCGGGGCAAGCGGATCGTGCAGGCGGTGACGTGGATCGCCGAAGGGAAGAAGCGGAATTGGAAGTACGAAAGCCGCTGAGGTTCCTGTTTTCGCAAGGCAAGGCGTGCGGGGGATTTCGGTGCTATTGGTCAGACCTGACGGAGCGATCTGGATCCGCTGAGTGCCGCAAGTGGCGCTTAATGGGATGATCGCGGGGGTTTGGACGGACCAATCGGCAAGGAAAAACAGTTTTCTGGTTGACATTTCTCGTTTGGCCTCGCTATATTCCGCTCCGCACTGAAGAGCTCT
This genomic window from Granulicella sibirica contains:
- a CDS encoding YdeI/OmpD-associated family protein; its protein translation is MEDPRVDAYINKSAEFAKPILRHLRKLVHKANGEIEESIKWSRPFFLYRGSLIGNMSAFTAHCSFGVWGPWMTGALRLEGITGDGASGSVGRITRLEDLPSDAVLTGLIREAIKSLEEGKASPKAEKRVPRKAAKAELMVPEDFASALAKTGGATENFSGMAQSCRKEYLEWITEAKRAETRGKRIVQAVTWIAEGKKRNWKYESR